CGGGTCCGGGAGATCGCCGAATTCATCGGCCTCGCAGAGGAGTTGGAGCGCCCGGCGGGATCACTGCCGTACGGGCAGCAGAAGCTCGTCGAGCTGGGCCGCGCCCTGTGCATGGAGCCGAAGGTCCTGCTCCTGGACGAACCGATCGCCGGGATGACCGCGGACGAGCGCCGCCGCACCGCGGCCGTCGTGGCCGACGTGCGCGACAGCCTCGGCATCTCCATCGTGCTGGTCGAGCACGACATGGGGGTGGTGATGCGGCTCGCGGACGCGGTGACCGTACTCGACTTCGGACGACGCATCGCCGGGGGCACCCCCGCCGAGGTGCAGAACGACCCGGCCGTCGTCCAGGCCTACTTGGGAGCACCTCAGTGACCACGTTCCTCGAACTCCTCCTCGGCGGCTTGTCGATCGGCTCGGTCTACGCACTCATCGCGCTCGGGTTCGTCGTCATCTTCAAGGCCACCGAGGTCGTCAACTTCGCCCACGCGTCCCTGCTGCTGGCGGGCGGCTACGTCACCGCCGTGCTCCACGACGACATCGGGTTCTGGCCCGCGCTGCTCGTCGGGATCGCGGGGGCGGCGGCCGTCGGGGCGGGCATCGAGTTCTTCGTGATGCGCCGCTACCGGGGCAGCGATCACAGCGTCCTGGCGATCGTCACCATCGGCGTCGACATCCTCCTGATCACCGAACTCACCCGGCGGATGGGCACGGACGTGCTCGCCCTCGGAGACCCCTGGGGCAACGAGGTCGTCACGATCGGCGGCGTCACCCTCGCCCAGACCCGTATCGCGGCGTTCCTCGCCGCCGGGCTGCTGATCACGGTGTTCCTGCTCGCCTTCCGCTACACCTCGTGGGGCGTGTCGATGCGGGCCGCCGCCGAGAACCCGCAGACGGCGGCGCTCATGGGCATCAAGCTGGGGCGGGTCTCGCTCGCCGCCTGGGCGGTCGCCGGCGCACTCGCCGCCGTCGCCGCCCTCTTCCTCACCGTGTTCCCGACCCCGGGCCTGGAACGCGCCACCTCGCTCGCCGCGCTCAAGGCGTTCCCCGCGGCGATCCTCGGCGGACTCGACTCCACCACCGGGGCGCTCGCCGGGGGGCTCATCGTCGGGGTCACCGAGTCGCTCGCCACCGGCTACCAGAGCGACCTGGCCTTCCTCGGCCGGGGCATCGGAGACCTGGCGCCCTACCTGGTGATGGTGGCGGTCCTGCTCATCCGGCCCGCGGGCCTCTTCGGCACGAAGGAGCTGGCCCGTGTCTGACACCACCGCCGAAGCCGCCCCCGCCGCCGAGGCCCCAGCCGCACCGGCCCCCGCGCCCACCCGCGCCCAGGGCCTCACCGAACGGCTGCGCAGGCCCCGTACGTACGCCGTCCTCATCGGCTCCCTCCTGCTCCTCGTCCTCCCCTTCTACGTGGACCGCTTCTGGCTCCAGGCCGGGCTGTTCGCGATGGCGGCGGCGATCGGCGCCATCGGGCTCAACATGCTCACCGGCGCCACCGGGCAGCTCTCCATGGGCCACGCGTTCTTCCTCGCCGTCGGCGCGTACGGCTACTGCGTCCTGGCCGGTGGGAGCAGCACGGAGAACGGGCACACGCTGACCGGACTCGGGCTGCCCACCTGGCTGGCCGCGATCCTCGCCGTGCTGCTCGCCGGAGCGGCGGGCGGGCTCTTCAGCCCCATCGCCGGCCGGCTGCGCGGCGCGTACCTCGGCATCGCGACCCTCGCGCTGATCTTCATCGGGCAGCACGTCCTGTTCAACGCGGACTCCCTGACCGGCGGTTACAACGGCCGGGCCGTACCACCGCTGTCCGTCTTCGGGTTCACGTTCGACGACACCGAACTCGTCGTCGCCGCCGTCCCGTTCGGCTCCTCGGAGAAGCTCTGGTACGCGGGACTGCTCGCGCTCCTGCTGAGCGCGCTGTTCGCCCGGGGCGTGCTGCGCGGCCGGCCCGGCCGGGCCATGAACGCCATCCGCGACCACCGGATCGCTGCCGGGGTGATGGGCGTGCCCGTGGCCCGCTACCGGGCCGGGGTCTTCGTCCTGTCCTCGATGTACGCGGGCCTCGCCGGCGTCCTGCTCGCCCTGGTCTTCCAGCGGACCGTGCCCGAGTACTTCGGCATGATCCTGTCCCTCGAATACCTCGCCATGATCGTCATCGGCGGGCTCGGCAGCGTCGGCGGAGCCGTGATCGGCGCCGCCTTCGTCACCCTGCTCCCGCAGGTGTTCACGCACTACAGCGACTCCCTGCCGCTGGTCTCCGCCCCCGGCACGGGCGGGCTGGCGCCCGGTGAGGCGTCCCGCTATCTGTACGGCGCCGCGGTGGTCGCGGTGGTCCTGTTCCTGCCCGGCGGCCTCGCCCGCCTGGGCCTCGCACGCGCGAAGAAGCCCGCGGCTCCGAAGAATCCAGGGGAGAAGTCATGAAACTCAGAGTGCTCACGGCCGTGGTCGCGACCCTCGCCGTCACCCTCGTCGGGTGCAGCGGCAAGGCGACCGACGGCAAGGCGGCCGAGGAGGGCGAGGGCGGGATCAAGACGGGCCCCGGGGTCTCCTCCTCGACGATCTCCCTCGGCGTGCTGACCGACATGACCGGCGTCTACGCCTCGCTGGGCAAGAGCGTCACCCAGGCGCAGCAGCTGTGGGTCAAGCAGACGAACGACGAGGGCGGCATCTGCGACCGGAAGATCGAACTGACGGTCCGCGACCACGGCTACGACCCGCAGAAGGCCATCGCCGCGTACACCGAACTGGAGCCGGAGGTGGTGGGCTTCGCCCAGTTCATCGGCTCCCCGTTCGTCGCCGCCGTCGAGCAGCGCATCGACGGCCAGGACAAGGGCCTCGTGCTGCCGCAGGCGTGGTCGGCGAATCTGCTGGGCTCCCCGTACGTCCGGGTCATCGGCGCCACCTACGACGTCGAGACGATCAACCTCATCGACTATCTCCTCGCCGAGAAGCGCATCGCCAAGGGCGACAAGATCGGCCATGTGTACTTCGAGGGCGACTACGGCGAGAACGCGCTCGTCGGCTCGGAGCACGCGGCGAAGGAGGCCGGTCTCACCGTCGTCGAGCAGAAGATCAAGCCGACCGACAACGACATGACGGCCCAGGTCGCCGCCCTCAAGCAGGCCGGGGTCAAGGCCGTGATCGTCAGCGCTGGCCCGCGCCAGGCTGCCTCGCTCGTCGGCGTCGCGGCGGCCACCGGCTTCGACGTCCCGGTCGTCGGCAACAACTCGGCCTTCGCCCCGCAGCTGTTGAAGACCCAGGCGGGCCCCGCGCTGCTCAAGGACTACTACGTGGCCGCCTCCACGCTGCCCATCGGGGACCCGGGCGACGGCCCCGCCAAGCTCGCGAAGGAGTACGCCGCCCAGTACCCGAAGGACGTGCTCGACAACGGCGTCGTCGCCGGTTACACGGCGGCCTCCCTGTTCGGCGAGGCCCTGTCGAAGGCCTGCGACGACAAGGACCTCACCCGTGAGGGCATCGACAAGGCGCTGCTCACGATCAAGGGGTACGGGAGCGAGTTCGGGGTGTCGCACGACTTCTCGGACCCGAAGGCCCCGTCCACCCGGGAGAGCGTCATCATGAAGCCGGACGCGGGCGCCGCCGGCGGGCTGAAGGTGGTCCGGCCGGCCGAGGTAGCAGCGGCGGCGGAGTCCTTCACCGCCGGTTCCTGACCGGATCTCCGGCCCCGGGAGGCGTACGGGCGCACCTGGCCCGTACGCCTCCCGGCGCGCTCGGCACGGGCTTCTCGGCCGGCCGGCGGCGGTCCGGCCGGACGCCCTCGCGGGCGGGCGGGTCTCCGTACCAGCCGGAGTCGCCGGCGCCCGGCCGATCTGGAAGCCCCCGCCGACACCGTCGTGGATCGGCGGTGGACCGGACGACGTCGGTGAGCGTCGCCCGGCCCGGTCCGGATCCGCAGGGCGGAGGCGCCCGCCCCGTCGACCTCGACGTTCCTTGGGCTCAGCCCGTTCGTCGCACCCTCGATGAGATCGCTCCGAGATCACCGGCACGCTTGCGGAGCGGCCGTTCAGTTCCCGGAGCCGACGATGGCGGTGACGCGGATCTCCACGCGCATGGCGGCCAGGCCGAGGACCGTGACGCCGGTCTCGGTCCAGATCGGCGCCCGGCCGTCGAGGCGGCGGCGGAACTGCTCGGCCATGACCCTGTTGTGGTCGTCGCCGATGGCGTCGTCCCCCGGTGCGACCTTGTGGTACGAGTTCACGTGGATGACGTCCTTCCAAGTCGCTCCGACCGTGGCGAGCGTGCGTTCGACGTTGTCGAACGCCTGGACGATCTCGTCCTCCAGTGAGTCCGGGATGGCCAGGTCGTCGTCCACCCCGGCCTGGCCGGAGATCTCGACCCGGTCGTCGACGCGGACGGCCCCGCTGTATCCGAGGGCCGCGTGCAGCTTCTCGCCGAAGCCCGGAGTGACGCCGAAGGTGACGGTGCTCATGATGCTCCCTCTTCCTGTCCCGGGGAGGTGCTTCCCGGGGTGCGTGACGGAGTCGCGCTCGGGTGCGCGTTTTCTCTCGTATGAGTTCACGCGTAAAGTGATAGTAGCGAGCGATGACTTCAAGCGCAAAGTGATGGCGGATGTCGCCGAAGGAGCGGGTAGATCCATGAGCAGCACGGAAGGGTCCATGAGCGGTACGGAAGAGTCCATGAGCGGTACGGGAGAGCACGAGGACGACGAGGAACTCCGCTGGCTCGACGAGCAGGAGAAGGCGGCCTGGACGGGGCTGATCTCCCTGGTCCTGCTGCTGCCCGGCAAGCTGGAGTCGCCGCTGCGCCAGGAGCACGGCCTCACCCTGTTCGAGTACCTCGTGCTCAGCCATCTCTCCGAGGCCCCGGGGCGCAGGCTGCGGATGGGAGAGCTCGCCTTCCTCGCCAGCGGGTCGCTCTCCCGGCTGTCCAACGTCGTCAAACGCTGTGAACACCGAGGCTGGGTCGTACGGACCCCCGACCCGGCCGACGGCCGGTACACCCTCGCCGAACTCACCGACGCGGGCTTCGACATCGTGCGCCTGGCAGCACCCACACACCTGCGCGCCGTTCGCGCCGTCGTCCTCGACGCGCTCAACGCGACCGACCAGAAGGCGCTCACGCGCATCGCCGAGAAGCTCAGCATCGTCCCGGACGACTTCGGCTGACGGACGGGGCGGGCGGGAGTCGAGCCACCCGGGCCGTCCGGAGGATCGGCCCGTTCGACGGGTGTGGCGCCTACACCTCCCGGCCGTCCATCCCGATGTAGCGGAAGCGCCCGCGCTCCACGCGGTAGACGAAGACCCCGGTCCCGGTGTACGTCCCGTTGGCGGGCTCGAAGGCGTAGCTCTTCGACACGCCCTTGTACGAGGTCGTCCGCAGCGCGGGCAGCAGGTCCTGGCGGCTGATCCGCTCCCGGCCCAGCCCCCGGGCACAGGCGGCGATCAGCCCGACCGCGTCGTACGCCTCCGCCGCGAACAGCGGCGGCGCGCTGTCGAACCGCTTGCGGTAGGCGGCGGCGAACGGGTGCACCGAGGGCACGGAAGCCGGGTCTGCGGCCGTCGAGACGACCAGCCAGCCCGCCGCGTCCTCGCCGGCCTCCGCCAGGAACCGCGGGTCGTGCACGGCCTGGGTGCCGATCTTCGGCCCGAGGAACCCGGCCCCGGTCAGCGACTTGGCGAACCGTCCGGCGTCCCGCCACCCGCCCCCGTACACCACCGCCCCAGGCCGCTTCGCGGCGATCCGCTCAGCCTCCGCGTCCAGGTCGCGCGTGCCCTCCCGTACGGTCTCGGCGAGCACCGTGCGGCCGTTGCCGCGCAGCCCCGCGTCGAGGAAGCGGGTGGTCTGCCGGCCGTACTCGGTGCCGTCGTCGACCAGCGCGATCCGGTCGATCTCGTACGCCCCGAGGAACTGGGCCACCGGCAGCATCTGCAGGTCGTTGCGCGGCCGGGCGCACAGGAAGATCCGGTTCAGGTGCCGGATGTCCCCGTCGACCACGCTGAGCAGCGGCAGCGCCGCCTCGTCGTACGCGACCAGCGCCTCCCGCGCCGCGTCCGTGCCGGTCGCGCCCAGGGCGGCCACCAGCAGCGGGTCCTCGGCGAACCGGCGCACCGCCGCCCTGGCCCGTTCCTCGTCGCCCCCGTCGTCGACCGTGGTCAGCCGCAGCGTGAACGGCGTGTCCCCCTGAGCGTTGTGCTCCGCGACCGCGAGCCGCGCCGCCCGGTCCTGTCCCGTGCCGAGGGCCGCCGACGGGCCGCTGAGGTCGGCCTGGAGCCCGATGTGCAGCTCCGGGCGGGCCGCCTTCCCGCCGTCCCCCTCGCCCCTGCCGCCCCTGCCGCCCGAGGCGTCGCCGTCGCCGGAGGAGGCCAGCCACGCGGCGGTGCCGCCCGTCGCCGCGAGCGCCGCGCCGCCGACGACGTACGCGAGGAGGCGGCGACGGGCGGGGGAGGCCGGGACGGTGGCCGCGTCCCGGCCGCCGGTTCCGGCCCCCGTGCCCGCCGTGTCAGCCGTGCCCGTCCTCGTGCCCGTCTCCGCGCCTGGCGCCGGGCCGTCCGTCGCGCCGGCGTCCAGGCTCGTCGCGTCGATGTCGGGCAGGGCGAGCATCCGCGCCGAGCGCTCGGCGATCAGATGGGTGACCGGGCCGGGCAGCCAGCTGCCGCCCGACACGTCCTCGGCGAACGCCCGGCGGATGTCCGCCGCCGCGGGACGGTCCCCGGGGTCCTTGGCCAGGCACGCCTCGACGACCGGGAGCAGCCCGGGCGGCAGCGCGCCCAGGTCCGCCGTGTCGTGCACCGTGCGGAACAGCATCGCCTCCACCGGGCCGCTGCCGAACGGCCGCCCGCCGGTCGCCGCGTACACCAGGACGCAGCCCAGCGAGAAGACGTCGCTCGCCGGTCCGATCCGCCGCCCCTGCGCCTGCTCGGGCGAGAGGAAGCCGGGGGAGCCGACGATCACGTCCGTCGCCGTGAGGACGGTGTCGTCCAGGGCCCGCGCGATCCCGAAGTCGATCAGCCGGGGCCCGTCCAGGCCCAGCAGCACGTTGCCCGGCTTCACGTCCCGGTGCACGAGCCCCGCCGTGTGGACCGCCTCCAGCGCCTCCGCGAGCATCGAGCCCAGCGCCCGCACCCCGCGCTCCGGCAGCGGCCCCCCGCTGCCGACCGCCTCGCCCAGGGCGGGCCCCGGCACGAACTCGGTGGCCAGCCACGGAGCCGGGGCCTCGGTGTCGGCGTCGACCACGGGCACCGCCCACCGGTTGCGCACCTGCCGGGCGATGGCCACCTCCCGCCGGAAGCGGGCGCGGAAGGCGTCGTCGTCGGCGTACTCCGCGCGGATCAGCTTGATCGCCACCAGCGCGCCGCCGGGCGACCGGCCCAGCAGCACCACGCCCATGCCTCCGGCGCCGAGCCGGCCGAGGACGCGGTACCCGGCGATCCGTGCCGGGTCGGTGGAACGGAGCGGTTCCATCAGGGGTCAGTGCCTCTCGTCCGGGCTTGCGGTCACTTCAGCTCCAGCTCGACGCGGTAGAGCACCTTGGCGCCGCCCTCGGCGGCGATACGCAGCAGGTCGCTGTTGCTGTAGCCCTTCGCGCCCTTGACCGACACGGCCGTCGTCACCGGACCGATCCGGGACTTGGTCCAGACGTAGTCCTGGATCCCGCCCGACTCCGGGCCGGTGTACTTCCCCGCCTCGAACAGTGAGGCGTCCGCGTTGCGCACGTCCTTCTGATCGAACTGGAGCGACATCAGACCGCTCAGGCGCCGGCCGCCGCCCAACTCCTGCTGGGGGCAGCGGAAGCTCTCCTGGACGGTGTCCTTGATCTCCTGGTCCGCGCCCGCCGCGCTCCGGTGCACGGTCACGGTCACCGCCCCCTGCACGCGGCCCCTGCCCTCCCGCGCCGGGATGTCGAGCCGCCGCGTGAAGCGGTCCAGGACGCCGGACGGCAGCGCGGAGCGGCTCCAGACGCAGGAGTCCGCCAGCACGGGCCAGGTGCCGCCGCTCTCGTACGGAGTGTGCCGGACCATCCCCGCCGTCCAGTCGGCCTCCCCGAGCGCGGCGCCGCGCGTCAGCTTCCGTGCCTGGGCCGCGCTCTTCGGGACCCGCGCCGGGTCCGGCGTGAACGTGTAGGCGCTGGGCAGCGCCCCCGGCAGCGTGGACTCCTTCGCGTCCGGCTTCCCCGTCGCCCCCGTCTTCCCGCCGTCCGCCGCCCGGCCGCCCTGCTTCACCGATCCGCTCGGCTCCGGGTCCGGCCCGTCCCCGCCCCTCGACGCCGACCCGCCGCACCCGGCCAGCAGCATCCCCGCCGCCGCGACCGCCGCCACGCGTGTCCCCACCGGCATCAGCTTCATCATCGGCCCCCCTGGTCCCCTGTGCGCCGCGCCCTGGCCGAACGGTCCGGGCGTCGGCAGCGAGGCGATCCTAGAAGCGGATCGCGCCGCGGTGACGGGAAGCCGCTACTCATCCGGTCGGTGGAACGGCTCAGCCGACACCGGGGTTCCGCCTCTGGCGGCCAGGCGCGCGGGATGGTAGGCGCCGGACATGAAGGACGACCGCGGATGGCCGGATCTCAACTGTCGTACGTGGGCGAGAAGCCGGTTCCGGCGCGGCGTCAGCGGGGCTCCGGCTTCTGGCTGCCGCTCTTCCGGGCTTCATGATCGGCGGAAAATTGGTCTGGACCACATGGAATGCCGGTGATTAGCTCATTCCGGACTCCGCGCCTTCGGGCCGGGTCCGCCCCACTTTGACCATGCCCTGTCGAGTCCTGCTGAGGGGATCCATCCGTGATCGACATCGTGGCGGTACTCAGGGCCGAGGACGCGGCCCTGGACTTCCTTTCCGTGCTCAGCGGCCAGGAGACCGAGGTCCACGTCCTGTGCGGCGACACCGGCGAGCGCCTGGTGCTCCAGGCCGGCCGGCCGCTCGCCGAACGGCTCCACGCCCTGGCCCCGCTGGTCGGCCCGGTCGACGAGCACGCCGCCTCGCCCGGACCCGAGGCGCTGGCCGCCCTCGTCGAGGCCTCGGCCCAGGGCGGCCCGGCCCGCCTCTGGACCCACTCGCCCGCCGACACCCGGCGCAGCCGCGGCCGTCTCGGCCGGGACACCGCCGACGCCGCAGGGGAACGGCCCGTCCTGCACGCCGTCGGCCACTCGCCCTACCTCCAGTTCATCAGCGACCTGGACCGCCCCCTGGACCGGGCCGCGGTCGCCGCCAAGCTCGGCTTCGTCAACCGGCACTGCGGGCACCTGCTGCGCACCGCCTCGGAGGAGCACGTCGTCCGGACCGGGCGGGTCCACGCCACCGAACGCTTCTTCGCGGCCGGACCCGACGAACGCGAGCGGCTGTTCGCGCTCCTGGCCAGCCTCGACGAGGACGCCGCCTCGGTGCCCGACCCCTGGGAATTCGCCACGTCCGCCTACGAGGCGGAGCGGCTGGACACCACCGTCGCGTGGATCGCCGGGCACTGCCCGCCCGGCAGCGGGCCCCTCGTCGAGGCCGGAGCCTGCGAAGGGGCCCTCACCACCCGGCTCGT
The nucleotide sequence above comes from Streptomyces sp. NBC_01116. Encoded proteins:
- a CDS encoding ABC transporter substrate-binding protein encodes the protein MKLRVLTAVVATLAVTLVGCSGKATDGKAAEEGEGGIKTGPGVSSSTISLGVLTDMTGVYASLGKSVTQAQQLWVKQTNDEGGICDRKIELTVRDHGYDPQKAIAAYTELEPEVVGFAQFIGSPFVAAVEQRIDGQDKGLVLPQAWSANLLGSPYVRVIGATYDVETINLIDYLLAEKRIAKGDKIGHVYFEGDYGENALVGSEHAAKEAGLTVVEQKIKPTDNDMTAQVAALKQAGVKAVIVSAGPRQAASLVGVAAATGFDVPVVGNNSAFAPQLLKTQAGPALLKDYYVAASTLPIGDPGDGPAKLAKEYAAQYPKDVLDNGVVAGYTAASLFGEALSKACDDKDLTREGIDKALLTIKGYGSEFGVSHDFSDPKAPSTRESVIMKPDAGAAGGLKVVRPAEVAAAAESFTAGS
- a CDS encoding branched-chain amino acid ABC transporter permease → MSDTTAEAAPAAEAPAAPAPAPTRAQGLTERLRRPRTYAVLIGSLLLLVLPFYVDRFWLQAGLFAMAAAIGAIGLNMLTGATGQLSMGHAFFLAVGAYGYCVLAGGSSTENGHTLTGLGLPTWLAAILAVLLAGAAGGLFSPIAGRLRGAYLGIATLALIFIGQHVLFNADSLTGGYNGRAVPPLSVFGFTFDDTELVVAAVPFGSSEKLWYAGLLALLLSALFARGVLRGRPGRAMNAIRDHRIAAGVMGVPVARYRAGVFVLSSMYAGLAGVLLALVFQRTVPEYFGMILSLEYLAMIVIGGLGSVGGAVIGAAFVTLLPQVFTHYSDSLPLVSAPGTGGLAPGEASRYLYGAAVVAVVLFLPGGLARLGLARAKKPAAPKNPGEKS
- a CDS encoding bifunctional serine/threonine-protein kinase/ABC transporter substrate-binding protein, with protein sequence MEPLRSTDPARIAGYRVLGRLGAGGMGVVLLGRSPGGALVAIKLIRAEYADDDAFRARFRREVAIARQVRNRWAVPVVDADTEAPAPWLATEFVPGPALGEAVGSGGPLPERGVRALGSMLAEALEAVHTAGLVHRDVKPGNVLLGLDGPRLIDFGIARALDDTVLTATDVIVGSPGFLSPEQAQGRRIGPASDVFSLGCVLVYAATGGRPFGSGPVEAMLFRTVHDTADLGALPPGLLPVVEACLAKDPGDRPAAADIRRAFAEDVSGGSWLPGPVTHLIAERSARMLALPDIDATSLDAGATDGPAPGAETGTRTGTADTAGTGAGTGGRDAATVPASPARRRLLAYVVGGAALAATGGTAAWLASSGDGDASGGRGGRGEGDGGKAARPELHIGLQADLSGPSAALGTGQDRAARLAVAEHNAQGDTPFTLRLTTVDDGGDEERARAAVRRFAEDPLLVAALGATGTDAAREALVAYDEAALPLLSVVDGDIRHLNRIFLCARPRNDLQMLPVAQFLGAYEIDRIALVDDGTEYGRQTTRFLDAGLRGNGRTVLAETVREGTRDLDAEAERIAAKRPGAVVYGGGWRDAGRFAKSLTGAGFLGPKIGTQAVHDPRFLAEAGEDAAGWLVVSTAADPASVPSVHPFAAAYRKRFDSAPPLFAAEAYDAVGLIAACARGLGRERISRQDLLPALRTTSYKGVSKSYAFEPANGTYTGTGVFVYRVERGRFRYIGMDGREV
- a CDS encoding branched-chain amino acid ABC transporter permease, with the translated sequence MTTFLELLLGGLSIGSVYALIALGFVVIFKATEVVNFAHASLLLAGGYVTAVLHDDIGFWPALLVGIAGAAAVGAGIEFFVMRRYRGSDHSVLAIVTIGVDILLITELTRRMGTDVLALGDPWGNEVVTIGGVTLAQTRIAAFLAAGLLITVFLLAFRYTSWGVSMRAAAENPQTAALMGIKLGRVSLAAWAVAGALAAVAALFLTVFPTPGLERATSLAALKAFPAAILGGLDSTTGALAGGLIVGVTESLATGYQSDLAFLGRGIGDLAPYLVMVAVLLIRPAGLFGTKELARV
- a CDS encoding MarR family winged helix-turn-helix transcriptional regulator produces the protein MSGTEESMSGTGEHEDDEELRWLDEQEKAAWTGLISLVLLLPGKLESPLRQEHGLTLFEYLVLSHLSEAPGRRLRMGELAFLASGSLSRLSNVVKRCEHRGWVVRTPDPADGRYTLAELTDAGFDIVRLAAPTHLRAVRAVVLDALNATDQKALTRIAEKLSIVPDDFG
- a CDS encoding Rid family hydrolase; its protein translation is MSTVTFGVTPGFGEKLHAALGYSGAVRVDDRVEISGQAGVDDDLAIPDSLEDEIVQAFDNVERTLATVGATWKDVIHVNSYHKVAPGDDAIGDDHNRVMAEQFRRRLDGRAPIWTETGVTVLGLAAMRVEIRVTAIVGSGN